The genomic DNA CACGTTCCACGATCTGGAAGGTTATCTTGCCTACCGGTGCGACGGAAAAACTGCAAGAGTCTTTATCGAACTCGAAATCTTGAATCTTATCTTGAGGTATGCGGTCCTGCACCTTTCCTAAGTTGGATAGGTCGGACAGCATATTAAAAATACGATCCTCGTTAAAGGGGATCGTTTTCACTTCGCTAACAAATTCAGTCATTTTCACTTACTTTGTTTCGGGATTCCAGTTTGCCGGATCTTTGCGCCATTCCTGAAGGACTGCGATTTCGGATTCGTCAATGTAATCTGTACGCAATGCTTCTTCCAGCACGGCATCATAGTTACTTAGAGTCGTCAATGTAACTTTTGCCTCTTTGAAAGCCTCTACTGCAACAGGGAAACCATACGTGAAAATGGCAACCATACCGGCAACGTCACAACCGAAATTACGGACAGCCTGTACGGCTTTCAAACTACTACCACCTGTAGAAACCAAATCTTCTACAATCACTACTTTTGAACCCGGTTTCAGTTCGCCTTCAATCAGGTTTTCCAATCCATGATCTTTAGGAGTTGAACGGATGTACACGAACGGCAGACCCAGTAGGTCGGCAACTAATGCACCCTGGGCGATTGCTCCGGTTGCAACACCAGCAATAGCATCGGCATTTTCATACTTTTCGCTGATTGTGCGAGCCAGCTCCAGTTTAATGAAACTTCTGATTTCCGGATAGGAAAGTGTCTTTCTGTTGTCGTTGTAGATTGGTGATTTCCAACCGGATGCCCATGTGAAAGGATTGGCCGGCTGCAATTTGACCGCCTTAATCTTTAATAATCTCTCTGCTACTAATCTTTCCAGTGTTTTCATACAACCTAATAAAAATGTTTATATCAGTCTGCAAAGGTAGACAAAGGGAATGAGATAACCTTGTAGTTCTTCAAAAAAATAAGCTATACATATTGTATAGCAGGTTTAAGGAGAGTTTATGCCACAGCTATGCCTAAAATACTGATCCGGATGCCGGATATGGCTTTCATGGCTTCTGCACAGGCATTCATGGTGGAACCGGTCGTAATAACATCGTCCACCAGTAGAATGTGTTTGTTTTTCAACGTGTCGGTGTTCTCTACACGGAAGATGTCCTCTACATTTTCCGATCGTTCGAATATCTGCTTGCGGGTTTGACTTTCGGTCTTTTTTATGCGGGACAAGGATGAGGTGTCGACCGCGATTCCAGTGGCGGAACGGATGCCGTATGCGATCCATTCCGACTGGTTATAACCTCTTTGCCTCATTCTTTTCGGGTGGAGCGGGACCGGCAAAAGGAGATCGACGGTGTCGAACAGCCCTGTCTCCCGGTAGGTGGTAGCAGCCATGCGTCCCAGTTCGTATCCGAGTTTTTTGTTTCCATGATATTTTAAGGAATGGATTAGCTTTTGCCCGCTTCCCCCTTTCGTGAAGTGGAGCAGAGCGGTGGCGGCGACGAAAGATGTTTTTCCCTGTAAAAGCAGACAGACCGGATTCGTCTCCATATCCGTAAAATGCGTGTAGGGCAAATGATTCGAACAATGCAGGCAAATATGCTCTTCCCCTTCCACTAAAGACCTCTGGCAAAGCAGGCAGAGGCGAGGATAGAAAAGGTTGAGGAGGTCATTCAAAATCATCCTCGTAGTCATTCCCGTTGAACAGTTGTTTCAGGCAGCGGCTTGTTTCCCTTGTTTCGAAACCGCGTCCGGCGGCGAAGCGGAGCAGTTTGGCGTAAACCTCCCGATCGTCCTTACCACGGGTTACTTTCTTTTTGCTTTTCAGGAGAGAAAGGAGGATGGAGCGATATTCTTGTTCGTCGATACCTTCCAGTGCTTCCGAGCGGATACTGGATGGAATGCCTTTCCGCTGCATCTCGTAGTTGATCTTGACACGTCCCCATTTGTTGAAGCGTAATTTGTCGTTTACGAAATAGCGTGCAAAACGGCTTTCGTCGATGAAACGTTCTTGTAGCAGGCGGGAGACGATCCGGTCGCTTTCTTCCCCGGCCAATCCCGCCGCTTTGATTTTCTTTTCGACATCCTGGATGCAGCGTTCGCTGGCAGAACAGTAGGCGGCTGCCCGGTGAAGCATTTCAGATTCACTGATTTGTTTCATTTGCGTGCTTTTATAATCCGGTCCTTGCCAGACAAGTCTTGGATCAATTCGATATTCTTGTAGCCTTCTTCCTCCAGCATCTCAACAACCATATTGCCGCATGCCGCATTGATTTCGAAGTAGAGATGGCCGTTTCTTCTCAGTTTTTTCTTTCCGAAATGGGCAATATGCCAATAATAGAGCAGCGGGTCGTTGTCCGGGACGAAAAGAGCCAGGTGTGGTTCGTAGTCCAGCACGTTCCGCTCCATGTCTTTTTTTTCTTCCTCCTTGATGTAGGGCGGATTGCTGACGATGACGTCCAGAATGAACGGAATGTCCATTTCCGCTTTCTCCGGGTCTAGGATATCTGTCTGGATGAAAGTGACCGTTGTGTTGTTGCGTTTGGCATTCCGGCGGGCGGTCGCGAGCGCTTCCGCCGAAATGTCCGTCGCAATCACGCTTGCTTTTTTCAGATGCTTCCGGAGTGTGACGGCTATGCAGCCGCTTCCCGTTCCGATATCCAATATCTTGATCTTTTGGTCTGCATTGTCGAGGATGACCTGCTCGACCAGTTCTTCTGTTTCCGGACGTGGTATCAGGACGGACGGGTCTACTTCGAACTGAAGGCTGTAGAAATCGGCCGTTCCTAATATGTATTGGATAGGCTCCATCTGCTTCAAACGTTCGACTATGTCATGAATTCGGCTTTTTTCGCTTTCTGGCAGTTCTTTGTCTTTACAAAATAAAAAATGATGCGGCTGAATATTACAAACCCGCTCCATAATTAAACGAACTAGGCTGCTGACCTCGGAGGATGGGTATAGATCCCTCAATGATTCCTTAATGTATGCGATGGTTTCAGTCATATTTTGTTTTTGGGCAAAAGTAAGCATAAGATAAATTGCAACCAAACAAAGAAAGAATTTTCCGATATCGAAACAAAGGTTTCCAAACAGTGAAACAAAAATTTTTCTACGGTGAAAATATATTTTCCCGCTGGTTTTTCATAATCTTTGTACTTTTGTTGAATAAAGAACAAAAGAAGATGGTTGTCGAAGAGAAATATATGGCCCGCTGCATCGAGCTTGCACGGGGTGGAGAAGGCAATACGGCTCCGAATCCGATGGTCGGTGCGGTGATTGTGCATAAAGGGAAGATCATAGGGGAAGGGTTTCATCGCAAATGTGGCGAAGCGCATGCCGAAGTGAATGCGGTGGCTTCCGTTCGGGATGAAGCGCTTTTGCGGGATTCTACTATCTATGTAAGTCTCGAACCCTGTTCCCACTACGGAAAGACACCTCCTTGTGCGGAGTTGATTATAAGGAAAGGTATCCCGCGCGTCGTGGTCGGCACTTTGGACCCGTTTCCAGAAGTGTCGGGACGAGGAGTACGCATGTTGCGCGAGGCGGGTATCGAAGTCGTGACGGGTGTGCTGGAAGAAGAGGCCCGTGCCTTGAATCCTGCTTTTATGACTTTCCAGATACGGAAACGCCCTTATGTCTATCTGAAATGGGCCCAGAGCGCAGATGGGTTTATCGATATCCGGAGGGAAGATGCTTCTGTACCTTCGGTGCTTTTGTCTTCAGCCGAGACTCTCCGAAGGGTTCATCGGCTTCGTTCCGAAGTGGCGGCTATTATGGTCGGGACACGTACGGCGTTGTTAGACAATCCGTCGCTGACTGTGCGGCATTGGGCTGGCCGTTCTCCAGTCCGGGTGGTTCTCGACCGGACGTTGAAGTTGCCGGTCGGTTCGCATCTGCTGGATGGCGCGGTGCCTACGCTCGTATTTACAGCTGTCGAAGTCGAAAGCCGACCGAATGTCGAGTATGTGCAGATTGATTTCGGGCAGGAGGTCTTGTCGCAAGTCTTGCAATATTTGTATGGACAGAATTTGAATTCGTTGATGGTCGAAGGAGGTGCGGAACTGCTGGAAAGCTTCCTTGATGCCGGCCTGTGGGACGAGGCCTGGGTTGAGACGGCTCCGGTCGTTTTGGGTGCGGGTGTAAAAGCGCCTGCTGTTCCTGGCGTGTTGACCGGTACGGAACAGAGGCACGGACATCTTTTGGAAACCTGGAAACAAAAGGCTTAAAATGAACTTTATAATTCGTAACGACACTAAAATATTATAAATATTCTCCTATATGGGGTATAAAGCAAAAAATGTTTCTACTTTTGTGCCTTTATATGCAACAAACTTATTTTTTGATGAAAAATAGAATAGTACTGTTTATAGCCGGATGTTGTGCTCTGTTATTGTCGTCTTGTTTGGGTTCGGATGATACGCAATATGAGTTGAGTAAAGATTGTCAGATTCTATCTTTTTCTTTGTCGAATGATTCTATCCCGGGTTTGAAAGATGTCGTTTTCACGATTGATCAGGTGGAAGGGAAAATATTTAATATCGATTCAATGCCTTATGGAACAAAGCTGGATGAAAAAGTGATTTGTACGGTTAAGCTGGCTTCTACGGTGTATACTTGTCAGGTCATGCAGGAAGCTATCAGTGATACGTTAAGCTACTGGAACCTGGAAGACTCGCTGGATTTCTCCAAACCGGTTAAGTTCGTGAACACATTGTGGGACGGCCAAACGACAAAGACATACATCGCGCAAGTCAATATTCACCAGGTTGTTCCCGACTCGATGGTCTGGGGTGTTTACAAGGAAGGTATTACGAACGGTGCTGTCAAGGAAGAAAAGGTAGTTGTTTTCGGTGAAGGAAGTGGCGAGTCTTATTATATGTATACGCAGCCTGTAAACGTAAACGAAGGCTACCGGTTGTACCGTTCGGCCGTTACGGATGGAAAGAACTGGACGGAACTGTCTGTATCGGGGCTTCCTGCCGGAGAAATCCGTTTGTCACAGATTACTGCTTATGAAGATGCGTTTTATGCCGTTACGACGAAAGGTATCCTTTATAGTTCAGCCGATGGCCAGACTTGGTCGCTAGTCGAAAATGCACCGGTGATAAAAGCCCTTTTGGGAACTATAGATGTGGAAGATGATTTTACGGCAACCGGTAAGCAGCCGTCAGCCCTTAGTGTGGTTATCGACAAGAATGGCACGTTGGTTTACGGGTATATGAATGAAGCGAAGGTATGGAACGAAGGAACTCTTCTGAACGAAGGTTTCCCTTTGACCGGATTCGGTAATCTTTCCTATAATTCGATGTTCCGTGCCCGCTTGTTAGTGGTTGCCGGAAGAGATAAGGATAATAAACTGACGAATACGGCCTGGGCGACGGAAGACGGAAGAGTCTGGGCGAAGTTGACGGACGATGAAACGGCGCCTTTTGATAAACAGGAGGGGGTCGCTGTAGCGGAATATGACGATAAAATGTTTATGTTGAGTGGTATCGATGAAGCAGGTAAGGCCTCTTCTGACATTTACCTGTCACGTGACGGCGGCGTAAACTGGAGTCTGTCGGATACATTGGTTGTAATGCCGCAGGAATTCAAGGCAAGAGGGTTCTCTTCTATCTACGTGGATAAGGATAATTATATGTATCTTTTCGGTGGAAAAGAAACCAATAGTTCGAATGTATTAAATCAAATCTGGCGCGGCCGTATTAACCGTCTGGGTTTTTAAGTATAAAGAAAGTTCGTGGAGGACCGTATAATTTTATGAGTGATTCGGCGTTAGAAAAGAAGGTATAGATTATAACAGAAAACGATTATGACTTCAACTTTCTTTCAGCGCATACTCTTATTAGTCCTTTTGGCCGGTTGCATGACCGGTCTTCACGCACAAGAATATAAATATGAGATCGGAGGAATGGCAGGCGGAGCCTTTTATATGGGCGATGTCAACAAGAACGCTTTTTTCAAAGGGTTGAATCCCGCGTTCGGAGCCGTTTTTCGCTATAATCCCAATTTCAGGTGGGCTTTAAAGACCAATCTGATGTGGGGGCAGGTTTCAGGTACGACGGAAGGGCAGCAGAATGTTTTTCCGGACCATGCACAAGGTTCTTTCAGTCGGAGCCTGATCGAACTGGGCGGGCAGATGGAGTTCAACTTCTTTCCGTACAGTGATAAATTTGCGTATTCAAACGCAAGACGTTTCACTCCCTATATTTTTATGGGATTGGGGGTGACGGTAGCGCCGGGTAGCGGGAAGACTTTTGCCGGTCCGAACATTCCGCTCGGTGTAGGTTTGAAATACAAGGTTAAGAACAGGATCAACCTGGGATGCGAGTTCTCGTTCCGTAAGCTATTTGGCGACGGTCTGGACGTGACGGACGACAGCAATGCGTTTTTGGATGATCCCTACCATATGAAAGGTAGTTTTTTGAAGAATAAAGATTGGTATTCTTTTTTGTTGTTTACGGTTACTTGGGATTTCGGTCCGCGGTGCAGGACTTGCAACAATGCGAAGAATATAGATAATATACAGTAGTTATAGATGAAAACACTATGTCGCTGATTGAACAAATAGATAAAAATCGATTGCCGCAGCATGTGGCGATTATTATGGACGGTAACGGACGTTGGGCCAAAGCGAAGGGAAAAGACCGGAGCTATGGACACCAGGAGGGCGTTGTCTCTGTCCGTAAAGTCGTGGAAGCCGCTACAACCGTGGGTTTGAAATATCTGACGATGTACACGTTTTCGACAGAAAACTGGAATCGTCCGGAGGCGGAGGTACAGGCGTTGATGAGCTTGCTGGTCGCAGCCATCCATCGCGAGACTCCCGATCTGATGAAAAATAACGTCCGTCTGATGGCGATCGGCAATCTGGATCGCTTGCCGGCAGATGCATATGCCACTTTGCAGGATTGTATTGCACAGACTTCAGCCAATACGGGTGTTACGCTCATATTGGCTTTAAGTTATTCGGCCCGTTGGGAAATAACCGAAGCCGTGAAACGTCTGGCCAGGGAGGCGGTGGAGAAAAAAATAAACCCTGACGATATAACCGAGGCTGTCGTCTCGGATTATTTGACGACCAAAGGTATTCCCGATCCGGATTTATTGATCCGTACCGGAGGAGAACAACGCGTCAGCAACTTCCTGCTTTGGCAGTTGTCATATGCCGAATTCTTCTTTACCGATGTGTATTGGCCGGATTTTAGAGAAGAAGAGTTGTATGGAGCTATATTGTATTACCAGCAGCGTGAACGGCGCTTCGGTAAGACAAGCGAGCAATTAATCTTATAAACAATAGCTGTTATATGTACAAAAGAATAGTGCTGTTTTTCATGTTTCTGGGATTTGCTTTCGGGGCTTTTGCTCAGGAAACTGACACTACCAAGGTTGAAGAGCCGGCAGAAGTGCCGGTCATTTCCTATTCGTCACCTCCCAAAAAGTATAAAATTGCGGATATCAAGGTGACGGGGATTAAGAATTATGATGATTTCGTGTTAATAGGCTTTTCCGGTTTGTCGGTAGGGGATGAGGTTACTATACCTGAGCCGGGCGGGGCGATTACAGATGCTGTAAAGCGTTTCTGGAAACATGGACTATTCTCGGATGTAAAGATTTTGGCAACTAAAATAGAGGGAGATCAGGTTTGGTTGGAAATCCGATTGAAACAGCGTCCGCGTATTTCGGAAGTCAACTATCATGGTATCAAGAAGGGGGAACGTGAAGATCTGGAAGCCCGTCTGGGGTTGCGTAAAGGATACCAGGTGACTCCTAACCTGATCGATCGTGCGACCACGCTGATCAAGAAGTTCTTCGATGGCAAAGGCTTTAAGAATGTGGATGTCGAAATCCTTCAGAAAGACGATATCGCACATGAAGGTGAAGTGATCGTAGATATCAACATCAACAAGAACGAAAAGACCAAAATCCACAAGATCCATTTCGAAGGAAACAGTGCGTTGACTGATCGCGACTTGAAAAAGGCGATGAAAAAGACGAACGAGAAGTTCAGCCTGTTTAACGACTGGAAGAGCAGTATCTTGGAAGCATTCAGCACGAAGAAATTTACGACTGAAGAATACGAAAACGATAAGAAACACATTATCGAGAAATATAATGAAAAGGGATATCGCGATGCTGTTCTTGTGGAAGACAGTGTTGTGAACTATAACGATAAACGTGTGGATATCTTCCTGAAAGTGGAAGAAGGTGACAAATATTACCTGAAGGATATCAACTTTGTCGGTAATACGAAATATCCGACGGAACAGTTGTTATATATTTTAGGAATGAAACCTGGCGATGTTTACAACCAGAAGAAACTGAATGAACGATTGACGACCGACGAGGATGCCGTTTCCAACTTGTATTATAACAACGGTTACATTTTCTTTGGGGCGGACCCGGTAGAAGTGGATGTCGAAAACGACTCCATCTCTTTGGAAGTACGTATTCAGGAAGGTCCTCAGGCGACTATCAACCGAGTGATCATTAACGGTAACGACCGCCTGTATGAAGATATCGTGCGCCGTGAACTCCGTACGAAGCCGGGTATGTTGTTCAGTCGTGACGACTTGATGCGTTCAACCCGTGAAATAGCACAGATGGGACATTTCGACCCGGAAAACTTGGTTCCGCAACCAATACCCGATCCAGATAACGGAACGGTGGATATCCAATACAACCTTGTGTCCAAGGCAAATGACCAGATCGAGTTCTCTGCCGGTTGGGGACAAACTGGTGTGATCGGTAAATTGAGTTTGAAGTTTACGAACTTCTCCATGAAGAACCTGCTGAATCCGAGTACATATAAAGGCATTATTCCGCAGGGTGAAGGACAGACGCTGACGTTGAGCGGTCAGACAAATGGACGTTACTATCAGGCATACAGCATATCGTTTATGGATCCGTGGTTCGGAGGCAAACGACCGAATACATTGTCCGTGAGCGCCTACTTCTCCAAACAGACGGATATCAGTAGTAATTATTTGAGCAATAACAGTTATGGTTATAACCCGTATTACGGTTATGGCGGCTATCCATACTATGGCGGCTACGGTGGCTATGGTTATGGCTACGGTTACGGTTATGGCAATTATGGTAACTATGAGCTGGCCTATGACCCGGATAAGTCGATCATGATGTTCGGACTTTCTGCCGGTTATGGTAAGCGTTTGAACTGGCCGGATGATTACTTCCAGTTTATGGCGACTCTGAACTATCAGTTGTATATGATGAAAGACTGGGATTACTTCCTGGTAAATAACGGTAACTGTCATAACATCAACTTGGAATTGAATTTGCAGCGTAACTCTATTGACAATCCGCTGTACACACGTAAAGGCTCCCAGTTCATGTTCTCGGTTGCCGCCACTCCTCCTTGGTCTTTATGGGACGGCAAGGACTATAAGAATATGAGCGATCAAGATGAAGCCAAGTTCCGTATGATCGAATATCATAAATGGAAATTCAAAGCGAAGATATTCTCTCCGCTGGCTCCTCTGACAGTAAAACGTACGCCGGTATTGATGACACGTGTCGAATACGGATTTCTGGGTTCTTACAACAAGTATAAGAAATCGCCGTTCGAAACCTTCTATATGGGGGGTGACGGTATGAGTGGATACTCAAGTACCTATGCAACCGAAACGATCGGTTTGAGAGGTTACGAGAATGGTAGTATTGCCGGTAACGGTGGCTACAATTCCTATGGTTACGCTTACTCCCGTCTGTCGATGGAGTTGCGCTATCCGTTCCTGTTGGAACCGTCTTCGACGATCTACGGTCTGGTATTTGTGGAAGCGGGTAATGCTTGGAGAGATTTGAAAGATTTCAATCCGTTCCAATTGAAGCGTTCTGCCGGTGTCGGTGTCCGTATCTTCCTCCCGATGATCGGTTTGATGGGTATCGACTGGGCTTACGGTTTCGACCGTCCTGATGGATACGATCAGAGAGGTGGTAGCAACTTCCACTTCATTATCGGTCAGGAATTTTAGAAAATTGAATATTGAATGTTCAATATGAGATAGAAAAGACAATCGGATTTGTTTCCGGTTGTCTTTTTTGCGTTTGGGCATTCTTTGAACCGTACTTGGCAAGTCTGTTAAATTGTTAATTGTATCTTATTAATTTTCAATTTTCAACTTTCAAATTTCAATTCTCTTATCTTTGCAGTCAGAAGGTGTAACTATAAATGACATGTGTATGAAAAAGATTATTGCCTTAAGCTGTCTGTTGTTCCTCTGCTCGTTTGCAGGGCACGCACAAAAGTTTGCATTAATAGATATGGAATATATATTGAAAAATATTCCGGCTTATGAAATGACGAATGAGCAGTTGAGTCAGGTTTCCAAAAAATGGCAGAACGAAGTGGATGCTATCCAGCAGGAAGCGCAGAACATGTACAAGACTTACCAGAGCGATCTTGTATTTCTGTCTGCCGAGATGAAGTCGAAACGTGAAGAAGCGATCGTTCAGAAAGAACAGGAGGCACAGGATTTGAAACGTAAATATTTTGGTCCTGAAGGCGAACTGTTTAAAAAACGTGAAAGCCTGATGAAGCCGATACAGGATGAGATCTACAATGCCGTGAAGGAAATCTCCGAAGACAAAGGTTATCAGATGGTCATGGACCGGGCGTCGTCAATGAATATCATTTTTGCTTCTCCGAAGATCGATATAAGCAATGAAGTCCTGATAAAGTTAGGATATTCAAAATAAATGCTTACATTTGTGCGCTTTAATGAAGCAAATTAAGAATATGATTAATAACAAGTAATATTTTATAGGAAAATGAAGAAACTGATTATTTTTTTGTTGATGATGCTCCCGTTGGGCGTTTTTGCTCAAGAATCTAAGATTGCGATTGTAAATACGCAGGAAGTGATCCAGGCTATGCCGGAATTTGCAACGATGCAGAAACAAATGGCTGATATGGAAGCCAAATATAAAAACGAAATGCAGGTGATGCAGGATGAATACAATAAGAAGTATTCCGATTTTGTTGCACAGCAGGATTCATTGACAGAAAATATCAAAATGAGAAGAATGCAGGAATTGCAGGATATGGAACAGCGTACACAGAACTTCATCCAGATTTCTCAGCAGGATTTCCAGAAGAAGCAGGGTGAGTTGTTTACTCCGATCCAGGACAAACTGAAAAATGCAATCAAGGCAGTCGGTGACGAAAAAGGATATACTTATATTCTGGATCCTCAGATTGTTCTTTATCAGGGTAATACTGCTGTTGACGCAACTCAGTTCGTAAAAGCTAAGTTAGGTATTAACTAATATAATTAGCAAACATAAAATAGCGAAGACTGAAGTCCTCGCTATTATCTTTTAAGGCACGGATTTCACGTATTTACACGGATAAATTTATTTTCTTTCCGCGTTTTCAGTGAAATCCGTGCTTGAATTATATATAAATAAACAACTTCTCTCATGTTTTCATCAGTACCAGGTCCGATTGGTATCTTCGACTCCGGTTACGGGGGGCTTACCATTTTTGATAAGATCAGAGCAGCAATGCCGGGGTATGATTATATTTATTTGGGCGATAATGCCCGTTCTCCCTATGGTACGCGTTCGTTCGAAGTCGTGTATCGTTTTACAAAGCAGGCTGTGGAGACGCTTTTCAATGAGGGATGCCAGCTTGTAATCTTGGCTTGCAATACGGCATCGGCAAAGGCATTGCGTACGATCCAACAGCGGGACTTGCCACAGTGGGACCCGGCTCGTCGGGTGTTGGGCGTAATCCGTCCGACGGTGGAGCTGATGGATAAGATCAGTAAGAGCAAGCATGTCGGTATTTTAGGGACGACCGGCACCATTACTTCCGACTCCTATTCGCTGGAAATAAAAAAGATGTTTCCTCATATGACGGTGACGGGTG from Parabacteroides merdae ATCC 43184 includes the following:
- the murI gene encoding glutamate racemase, which produces MFSSVPGPIGIFDSGYGGLTIFDKIRAAMPGYDYIYLGDNARSPYGTRSFEVVYRFTKQAVETLFNEGCQLVILACNTASAKALRTIQQRDLPQWDPARRVLGVIRPTVELMDKISKSKHVGILGTTGTITSDSYSLEIKKMFPHMTVTGEACPMWVPLVENNEFDSPGADYFVRKHLEHILAADPEIDTLVLGCTHYPLLIEKIKAFLPEGITLFSQGEYVAASLTDYLRRHPEMDIRLTKQGNCRFLTTESAAKFSDAASVFLNHPVEVEQIRLVE
- a CDS encoding OmpH/Skp family outer membrane protein, which encodes MKKLIIFLLMMLPLGVFAQESKIAIVNTQEVIQAMPEFATMQKQMADMEAKYKNEMQVMQDEYNKKYSDFVAQQDSLTENIKMRRMQELQDMEQRTQNFIQISQQDFQKKQGELFTPIQDKLKNAIKAVGDEKGYTYILDPQIVLYQGNTAVDATQFVKAKLGIN